Genomic DNA from Jejubacter calystegiae:
CCGTCAAGACGACTGTTAGCCACCACGCTTCCCTGCATACCACGGCTTTGTGGACGCCCTACATCCATCCCGCCACGCGCCTGCATTTGCGTACTGGGAGAGTATTTCAGCATTTCGCTAACGCTTTGCGCCTGCTGATTTTCAATCATTTCTCTGGTGACGGTGGTGCTGGAATAAGGCGTTTCGACCCAGGATTTCGTGCCAAGCGGACCGACATCAATATCATTAGTTTTGAACCCTGCACCAGCAGCAGAATCCATGGTGTCAGTGGCGGTATTACCAGTGACAATCATTTCATCTTCAGAAGTGGACGCGGCATACGTATGGAGAGATGCCAAAGACACTAATACTGGCAAAAGCGTAGCGAAAGATATTTGAGTTTTCATGTATCACATGATCGCTATATAAAAAATTATATTACGATCAATATGCAGGCAAAATCATGATCGAGATCACACATGAATATAAGCTATTTATAATTCAGACTATCACAGGCATTACAGGAGCATATCCGAATGGCCACCTTCCCGTGGTGATTTCGCTATTATGGATCCAGTTCGCTTCCACGTACGGCGATATGGCGCGTACGGAACCGCTATTCGCGCTTTCATGGCTGAAAATCAGCACTGTTGATGCTGTCAGGAAACAACTCGAACGGAGCTGGAATGTCGTTGACAGCATTATGACTCGCGCGGTTAAGCGAGATCTTGCACGAATAAAAAAGCCTTTAGCAGCCCGGTATATGAATGTGGACGAAGTCGCCTTTAAGAAAGGACATCGTTATATAACAGCGATCTCCGAGCGTGACGGGCGGGTACCGTAGACCACATCCCGATCGTCAAACACCACGGCAGGAACCTTTCGGATACCCAGTTCCCAGGCGCGGCCCACCTGGCGGTATGAGGTAATCAGTTGTTGCTGTCGCTGCTGCCACTGCGGGGATGTCATAACCTGTCTGGCCTGTGCCGCCGCCAGCTCAGAATCGGCCGATAGTTGGCCAAACATCTCTGTCTGCAACCGCTCCGGGCCATCCAGCAGCACAACCGGGATATCCGGTGGAAGATTTTCAGGAAGATGCTGGCTGTCGGTATAAAGCACCGAGCCCGCCAGCACCGTCACCGGCAGAAGCGCCGGCAGAAGGATGAAGTTACGTCGTTTCATTGGGAGACTCCGTCAGAATGTATCGCCTGACAGCGTGCTCCCCGGCTTTCAGGAAAGCTGCAATAAACTAAAAATCCGTGGCTAAAAATTAATTCGGCAAGGCTGTCGCAGTTGATATCGCCCCGATGCCCGCTCAATCTGGAGGGCATCGGTCATCATCGGGGAGCAGGTCGATGTGATGAAGTTAATTCCGTAGAAAAGGCTACCCATCCGGTAGCCTCGGTAGTGATATTTAGTTGGATGTAACCTGGCTAATAAGCACGCCTTTAACACTTTTATTTTCAACATAATACTGAAGACAATTCATCTGAATAAAATCACCATAGCTTTGAGTATCAGTACAGTATTGAATAGTATTGCTACCTTGCTCGTCTTCGGACATTAATGCGAAATTTTCTGATGATGCCCCCAGTAAAGAAATCCCCTTAACCCTGACGCTTAAATCATTGCTATAAGGAGAACAACCTTTTTGCTGTCCATCTCTGGCAATCGCTATAGAGGTTAAATCTCCTTGCCCCATCTCATTATCAGAGATAAACCAGTAGTTAACATCTCTGGATGCAAGGCAAAGCCATGACGCCCTATCGTCCTGGTTAACCACTACGTCTGTGGCTTTTGCAATATCTGCAAGACGGCTAAATTCCATTACAAAGATGTCACTGCTAATAATCACATCGGGCACTAAATTTTTATTGGCATCGTGGCTAATAACAGATGAATCATCGTGGTAATAGCTGGCTCCAAAACCCTCCATCTGCATAGCCATCGCAACAGGAGAGACCATAGCAGCAAGCACAAAAAATAGGAGACGCTTCATTTCACTCTCAACTCCCTGTCACCGCTTGCCCAGATGCTCTTTCTGACGCTGAGAGGAGCGATCATACAACCTTCGGATGAGTCCAGTGGATGCTTCTCGTTCTCACCATGAATCCACCCTTCCTGTGAATCAGAATAAACAATATTATCATCCAGATAGTACGCGAACTTTTAGCATGTCTGAAGAAAACCCGGCACCAGCCCGGGCTTATTCTTGTACCAGGGTTACTTCGTTGGGCCCTGTGCCATCTCCAGCCTGTACTCGTCAATAATATACTGCATTGTTCCGAGACATTCCGCTGCCGCTGGGCCAGCCCTTTTAAGTGTCGGTTCCGCCTTCGCAAAATAGGCCTCAACCTGCATCGGCGTAAAATGGGCCATAGCGGGTATGCTGCATATCACTGACATGCCGAAACGTTGTTGTAGGCGATCTGTTCTCTTTTCTAGCGGTGTGGTGGCGTTAATGACAGCTACAGGGTCTTTAATCAACGCCATGCTGATAGCGGTAGTCAGTTCTTCCACTTGTTTAGCGTCAAGGATATCGCCGATACTATCAATCTTCTCTGGCAGCGCCTGGATCGTTTTCTGGTCTGCCTGTTCTACCTGTCGAAGGTAAGCATTCCATTCGCTTGACGGCGCCATACAAGATGTCGATACAATACAGGCGACCAGAACAACGGCACGCCCGATCACCTGACCACCTCCAGAGTGGTATCTGTTGACTGGATTATTTTTCTGCGAATGTTTGGCCCCATGATTATGCAGCCTTCAGAAGCAAAACCAGGTACCGCTGGTGGTCTTTTTTCGCCATGAATACGGAACAGGGAACGCCCGAACCCCTCGCCTGAAACCTGAGTCAGGGTGATGGTCATCGGCCCCTTTGAATTTGTATAGCCACCAATGCGCCATGTTCCGCGAGGAATTGGCCCCATGCCTCTAACGTGCTGGCGGTCAGGGTTGTTTTGATTCGTCAAACTTCCCGAATAACCTTTACCTATTAATTTACCGTTGTGCCATAACTCGCCAGTACTCTGAGAGTATTTCCATGCCATATGCCACGCTCCCTATGCTGCGCTACGCCCTTTCCAGGAATCAGAATGGATAATATTACCGTCCAAATATTTCCAGGTGATTTTCTTGTACATCATTTCTAGTACTTCAAGATGTTCCTGGCGTTCGTAGGTAGGATCTTTAACATCTTCCATAATAGGCACAACACAGGTAATACGGGCGTTCTCAAGAAGCACGTTAAAATATTCCTCTTCCTGTCCGGCATTATTAATTCGATAAAATTTAAGCTCTGCTGATTTTAAAAGCTTTCCTGAACTAACGAATTGATAAAGATAGGGGCTGGATGAGTCCAGCGCTTTGGTGAGGATAAAAGGCGCATGTTCACGTGTCGCCGTTATCTTGCCGGACAGATCATCCGTAGGAAGTGATACATCGTGAGCCAGCGCAGTTATTTCTATGCTACCTTCGCGTTGCTGTATTTCTACAGAGCCTTTGACGGGGTTTCCGGCATCGTCCTTTAACCATAAATAAACAGGTATAGCCATTCAATGAACTCCTTTTTCGTACCAGAGAGGATAATTATCGCCCTCCGTTCCTTTACAGATGAAACATCATTTGAGACTTTATTGACATAAATCAACTGAAAGCCCACCGGAATTACGGACAGGGGCCTTCAGCCCGACGTATGGTTATGCATCGATTATCAATGTACCACCACGCCATGCAACCACAGCACCAGATAAACCATATCCGCCGTATCCGTCACCGTGATATACCAGCGAGGATGCTCATATTCCTCCGCATCCGGCCAACTTTCCTGGCCGCTGACAGTGATCAGTATATTCACTGCCCTGCGTAGCCGCCCTTCCACCGTCACGGCCGCGCAACTGCTTAATCCGACGCGATGGGGATGGCAGGTGATGGTGGTGGCGCCTGGCAGGCGCCGACGGATTTGTGCGTTCAGCCGTTGCAGATTCTCCCGGGTGGTGGCCGACACCCGGGGCTCGCCCTGCGGCGGCAGGGTGAACACGTTACCGTCAGGCAGAACCGGTACCGCTTCCGTCTGAGGCGCCGGATACTTCAGCGTCATCATGCAGCCTCCTGCTCAACGCTCAGGCCGCGCAGCCTGTCCAGCTTACGGGCCACCCGGACTGCCGCTTCCAGCTCACTGCAGTGATGCTCCCGCATCAGCGCCCGGCGCTCCGCCTTCTCATCCTTCTCCGTCATACCCAGCGCCAGATACAGACTCGGCGGTACCGCCCGGAACAGCGCCTCGATGCGTTTGGCCAGCACCACCCCTTCCGTATAGCAGCCGGACAGTTTACGGGCCGACAGCAGCACTGCCTCCTGCTCCGGCGTCAGTGCCCGGAACCGGCTGATATCCTTCACCTCCTCCGGCGGCATGGTGAGACAAATCCACCACTCCGCCATGTTCAGCATCTTCTCGGCAATATCCGGGTAGTCCTTCAGGTTCTGGGTGGCCAGCCACAGCCAGGCGCCCAGCTTACGCCACATCTTGACCACCCTGGTCATGTACGGCGACAGTAGCGGGTTGACCGTCACGATGTGCGCCTCATCCACGGCAAATACGATATCGCGGCCAAGATACTGGTCGCGCTCCGCGATGTTGTTAATCATGTTGGTCATCGAGACCATGGTCAGCGCCATCTGCGCTTCATAGCCCTCACGGGCCAGGTGCCCCAGATCAATCAGCGTCACATCCGCTTCCGGCCACAGCTCGCCTTCACGGTTAAACAGCTCCGCCTCAAAGCTGCCGGACTGGGTGAACATGCCCAGCGCCTCCGCCATCTCTGCGGCTTTCGCCCGGCGTTGCGCGTTACGGACGGTGCCGCCTTCCTCCCCTTCACCGGCGGCGATAGTCAAAGAAGAAGCGCCCACGCTCTGCCGGATCGGCCTGAGTTGCGGCCACGCGCGCTCGCTCCAGCGAGGCCTGCATCTGATCCAACTGACGCAGGACTGAGGCCAGTTCGTCTTTCTCGGCAACCCGGGTTGACGTTGATACGGATAAAGCGGCCAGTAACAGCAGGCTGATGATGCCCGGAATACGGGCACCAGGGCGCCAGGCCGGACGGGATGAATTCATACACACCTCCACAGGAGTTAAAAAGGTGCGTACAGGATGTGCAGGACAGGAGGGACAGTCAGCGATAAACTCTTTTTGCGATTATGAAAATTTAAAGAAAGAAGAAATGCTTTTATTAGTAACTATCACTCATGATTATCATGAAGTTTTGAACATGAATAATAACAGGAGGGATAACATCCCTCCTGTTATTAATAAAGTTAATTTAGGATATACTCACTCACTATTATGAAACAATGACCCCCCATTTCCCCCACACGACTGCTGGGCTCTCAATGGGAGGCAACTCCTCTAACTCATTGATCATTTCATTTAAAAACAAACCATCGTCCAATAATTCCGGTTTATCACACTGGTTCGTTATTTCATTACATTTTTTTTCCGCATCCATTTTTTTGCTCCTTTTGAAAGGTGATCACTCATTATTATGAAACAATAGCCCCCCACTTTCCCCACAAAACAGCCGGACTCTCAATGGGGGGCAACTCCTCTAACTCATTGATCATTTCATTTAAAAACAAACCATCGTCCAATAATTCCGGTTTATCACACTGGTTCGTTACATTTTTTTCCGCATCCATTTTTTGCTCCTTTTGAAAGGTGATCACTCATTATTATGAAACAATAGCCCCCCACTTTCCCCACAAAACAGCCGGACTCTCAATGGGGGGCAACTCCTCTAACTCATTGATCATTTCATTTAAAAACAAACCATCGTCCAATAATTCCGGTTTATCACACTGGTTCGTTATTTCATTACATTTTTTTTCCGCGTCCATCTTTTCACTCCTTTTGAAATGCAGTCACTCTCTATTATGGAACCAAAAAACCCCACCTTCCCCATAGGCATGAAGGGCTTTCAACTGGAGGAATTTCTTCCAGGTCCGAAATCTCCTTTTCAAAAACAGAGGCGCTGTCAAATACATCATCATCATCATCGAGTAAGGCAACTTGTTTAGCTTGTTTCATAAAAACTCCTTAACTACATTTCAGATATATAGCCAAATAATAATAACAACCACACTATGGAAATAACAACCATTATTGCTACCTCCAACACCTTTATAAACGCATTTGTTTTCCTACTTAGATTCACCTTCAGAATCATACTATTCATTAATATATTATAACCATCATTTTTTATAATAGGGAGCGGTATCAAGTTAGATAATGTCATAAACAGCACTGGAGGAATTAAATAATTAAGTTCTTTTGCAAATACAGCAACCCCCCAACAAATAAAGATATTAATCAATATACCAGAATAACATACACACGCCCCTCTAAATCTTGACAGGATATATACATCTGACGTATCAACCTTTATCATTGGAAAAATAAGAAAAAAACTAACCCTAATTTTCCCAGATACACCACCAAAAAAACGCAATACAGAAATATGTGCAATCTCATGAAAAACAACATTCCCCATAAGAAACAAAAAAGCAAGGCAGGCCTGCAAATTTGAATGTGGAACATCATAATTTATACTCATTAATTGTATTAACATATATATTGAAAGAAATATCAAAAGCAAGAAAACAATATCACTATAACCAAATCTAATGACTCTTGCAGTGATATCATAATTTCTCCTTGAGAAATAAAACTTCCGCTTATAGTAAAATGTATTATTACTACAATCTTTGATATAACAATCTCCATTCTTATTTTCAAGAATGATAAATTTACCGAAATTAAAAAGAAGATCCGCCATACACCCCCCTTTTCGATAATAAAAAACCAATTCTTTCATCTATATACTTTTTTGTTTTAATAACATTACTCGGAGAAAACAACAAACCACACAACTCACAAACATTCACAACTTTACTTGGTATTTTTATATCCGTATTCTCTTTAACCCATAAAACAAAATCACCCATGCATTCATTTCTCAATAAATACAATGCAGAATTATTCTTTAATTTATAAAGAGCCGAGTGTAAATTTATATCATAAAAATTCCCAACGTTCAGAACAGAGTCAAATATAGTTTGAGAACAACATGGATATATATTCCCATCATAGGAAACAACAAAGCTTGAACCATAATGACATCGTGTTTTCCCAGGAGTGACTTTCCTATCAAAATCATCAAGGGAGAAAGTTTTACTTGCTCCGCCTACCGGCAAACAAGGTATAATATTCACAGGAATATTATTTAAATCTTCAGCCATTTTGTCTATCAGGTCACCAATTTTTTCATTTTTTATTTTAACCAGTGACACATCACAATTGAGACCTATCTCATTGCACGCCTTCAGGACATTATTAACACACTCCGTCTCAACATACTTACTATGATAATTATCATGGCTTACTGTTAACTTAACAACACCATTTTCCTTTAGTTCACTTAACCTATCAAGAGCTTTATTATAGCTCGCTGCCCAATAGCCATTAGTGATGGTTCTTACTCGTTTACCACAATCTTTTGCAAGAGCACACAAATCTAATAATTTCCTATACTCTAAAAATGGCTCCCCTCCGGTGAAAGATACATCTGTAATACAAGAAATTTCTTTTGACTCAATAACATACTTTCTAATTCTATTGATGTCCAGGCGTTCTACACTTTCTGGATTAGATTCAAAGCAACACATCGCACAAGACGCATTACATTTTTTGTGTAA
This window encodes:
- the tssD gene encoding type VI secretion system tube protein TssD, with the translated sequence MAIPVYLWLKDDAGNPVKGSVEIQQREGSIEITALAHDVSLPTDDLSGKITATREHAPFILTKALDSSSPYLYQFVSSGKLLKSAELKFYRINNAGQEEEYFNVLLENARITCVVPIMEDVKDPTYERQEHLEVLEMMYKKITWKYLDGNIIHSDSWKGRSAA
- a CDS encoding TIGR03757 family integrating conjugative element protein, whose product is MKRRNFILLPALLPVTVLAGSVLYTDSQHLPENLPPDIPVVLLDGPERLQTEMFGQLSADSELAAAQARQVMTSPQWQQRQQQLITSYRQVGRAWELGIRKVPAVVFDDRDVVYGTRPSRSEIAVI
- a CDS encoding acetyltransferase, with translation MMTLKYPAPQTEAVPVLPDGNVFTLPPQGEPRVSATTRENLQRLNAQIRRRLPGATTITCHPHRVGLSSCAAVTVEGRLRRAVNILITVSGQESWPDAEEYEHPRWYITVTDTADMVYLVLWLHGVVVH
- a CDS encoding radical SAM protein; this encodes MCIYKNMVFVLHKKCNASCAMCCFESNPESVERLDINRIRKYVIESKEISCITDVSFTGGEPFLEYRKLLDLCALAKDCGKRVRTITNGYWAASYNKALDRLSELKENGVVKLTVSHDNYHSKYVETECVNNVLKACNEIGLNCDVSLVKIKNEKIGDLIDKMAEDLNNIPVNIIPCLPVGGASKTFSLDDFDRKVTPGKTRCHYGSSFVVSYDGNIYPCCSQTIFDSVLNVGNFYDINLHSALYKLKNNSALYLLRNECMGDFVLWVKENTDIKIPSKVVNVCELCGLLFSPSNVIKTKKYIDERIGFLLSKRGVYGGSSF
- a CDS encoding tlde1 domain-containing protein encodes the protein MAWKYSQSTGELWHNGKLIGKGYSGSLTNQNNPDRQHVRGMGPIPRGTWRIGGYTNSKGPMTITLTQVSGEGFGRSLFRIHGEKRPPAVPGFASEGCIIMGPNIRRKIIQSTDTTLEVVR